The DNA sequence AATGGGGATTTCCGGCTTCCGCTGATGTCCTACATTTCTCCGGCAGGGAGAGTGGTGGTTACCGTCAGCTATTGTGAACCCTGTCGTTCAGAAACCTTCAGAATTGACGGAACCACTGATGACAAGGTCTTAATATGTGAAACGTGCGGTTCCGTATGGAGATTGAATGATTTAAAAGGGGTATGGGGCGGCTGTGTCAACTATCCTCCTGAGGAAATTCCTTATACGGTGGAGAATGACATCATACAAGTGGAAAAAACCGTCATTGAAAACTGGAAACCAAGAGAAGTGGTTAATGTGACGGGAATGTAAGAAAGACTTTATCTAAGGAAGATTGCATATGAGGCTGGAATCGATTGCTTTTAAACATTTTCAGAGGAGAAAAGGCCATTTTTTCTTTTTGGTATTGGGAATTTCATTGGCAATGACCACCGTCGTCTCCTTATATCTATTAGTAAAAACCATGAATTTGGAAGTGGGAAATGCCTTTGATGAAATCGGTCCGAATATTATCATTACCCCGAAAGAGTCCAATAGCGCTTTGACCTATGGGAATATCACCATTCCTAAAAAAGGGAAGGAGAGTATGCTTACCTCCCAGGACTACATTCTGATCAATACCATTCCCAATAAGGAGAATATAGCGACGGTTGCTCCTAAATTGCTTCAGCCTGTTGATATCGAAGGAACCCCTTATGTTGTAGCGGGAGTTTATTTTCAATTTGAAAAACAGCTGAAAAAATGGTGGAAGCTGGATGGAAAATGGCCCTTTGCGGAAAATGAAATACTTTTGGGAAGTGAAGCAGCAGAGCAGTTAGAAAAGAAAACGGGAGATACGTTAACCTTTAAAGAAAAAGAGTTCCTTATTACTGCGGTTCTTGACAGACAGGGAACAGAAGAGGATAACATGATCTATGCCAATATCATGACCGTCCAAACCCTATTTAACCGTCCGGATCAGCTTACCTTCATTGAAGTGGCCGCATATTGCACCACCTGCCCTTTGCCGCAAATCATCGAGCAAATCAAGGAGAAGCTGCCTGAAACGAATGTCATTGCCATGAAGGATGCGGTTAAGGCTAGGGAACAAACCATCGACCGTTTCGCCCAATTGGCTACTGCCATTTCAATTATTGTTGTAATGATTGGAGTGGTGGTTGTTACCTTAACTATGATGGCATCCGTAAAAGACAGAACAAGGGAAATTGGTGTATTTCGTGCAATCGGTTACCGGAAATCCCATGTAGCAGAAATGGTTTTAACCGAAGCAGCCATTGTGGGGTTGTTCGGAGGCTTTACTGGATTTATCTTCGGTACACTCTTAGCCAAAGGGTTATCCCCTGTTTTTATGGTTTCTGCACCGACGATATCATGGGATTATCTTCTTGGCAGTGTGATATTGTTGTCATCAACAATATTGGGAATCATTTCAGGATTCATTCCGGCGGTTCAGGCATCCAGGATGGTACCCACTGAATCCTTAAGGCATATATAGGGGGAGAGAATCTTGGCACTGTTAGAAGCAATAGATATTAGAAAAACATATAAAGACGGCGATGGGGAAGTCATTGCATTGCATGATGTGTCTCTTTCCATTGATTTCGGGGATTTCGCGGCAGTTATGGGTCCTTCCGGATCAGGAAAAAGCACTCTCCTTACGATTCTGGGAGTGCTTAATCCTCCTACATCAGGGAAATTAATGATCGATGATATTGATGTATACCGTCTGCCCATTGAAAGGCAGGCCGATTTTCGTCGGACATATATCGGATTTGTGTTTCAGCAACTTCAGCTGATCCCTTATCTGACGGCACTGGAAAATGTAATGCTACCCTTGGCGATTTCTAACTATTCTAAACATCAACAGAGGGAAATGGCTGAGGTGGTATTGAGAAAAGTAGGCCTTGGAAACAAGATCAATCGTTTACCCAATCAACTGTCCGGAGGGGAGCAAGAAAGGGTAGCCATTGCCAGAGCCATTGTGAATCAGCCCCCCATTGTTATGGCAGACGAACCGACAGGCAGTCTTGATTCTAAAACCAGTGTTGAAATCATGGAACTTTTTCAGTCTTTAAATCAGGAAGGACTAACCATTATTATGGTCACCCATAATCCTGAAAACCTGGCCTATGTGAAGCGGACCATCCGGGTGAAGGATGGAATGCTGGAGAGTGATGGTTGATGAATCTGTTGACGATTGTATATAAAAATATTTTCGTAAAAAAATATAAGACCCTTTTTTTTCTATTAACGATCACATTATCTATTTCGGTCATTGTGGTTTTGTTCCTGCTGACCTTGGGAATGAAGGCTAATTTTGAGGATCAAGCTAATAAGATGGGAGTAAAATTCTCCATATCCCCACCAACGGAAAAATTAACTTTATCCTATCAAGGGATTAACGTGGGGACAGAAGTGGTCAGAGAAGCAGCGCTGATGTCCCCTGATGTTTTAACCGCACTGGACAAACTTCGCGATCCGTTGCAAATGATTGCCCTCTCTCCAAAGCGCGTCGATATTTCCCGATATCAGGATCATGAAATTTTAATGGTTGCCTTAAATATGAAGGAAGAGGCACGATTGAAAGAGTGGTGGGAAATAGAGGGGGCCATGCCTGAAAAACAGCATGAATTGCTTTTGGGCTCTCGTTTTGCTGCCCAATATGGATTAAATTTGGGTGATTCCATGGAAATGAACGGTGAAATTTTTGTTGTAACCGGGTTATTAAAGGAAACGGGAACCCAGGATGATCAGGTTATTTTTTACCCGATGGAAAGCGGCCAGGGAATTCACTATATTGATTTGTATGTAAAGACCGAACAACCCGATCAGTTGATCGGCCAACTTAAAGGGATCATCGGTCCGATCACAAAAAATGTGGAGATTAAACAAATAAAAGATGGAAATACGGCTCGATACTCCATCGTATCTGATTTGATCAAGTATACTTTTTTTATTACTCTGGTTATCGTACTTCTGGGCAGTCTGATTATTTTCATTTTTAGCATGTCCCTGATTCATGAGAGAGTAAAAGAAATCGGTGTATTTAGAGCCATCGGTTATCGAAAGAAGCATATCGTATCCATGATCCTATCGGAGTTATCCCTGCTGTGCGGGCTGTCCGCCATCCTGGGATTTGTCCTGGCCTACGGATCGGCCCGTATCATTGAGAAAAGCGATTTATTGGAGGGGTTAATGGTTGAAGCCATTCCGATCATACCCATTTTGTCATATACGATCTTGACCTCAATTGCTATCTCTCTTTTGGCAAGCTTATACCCGGCAATTAGGGCAGCCAATCTAGACCCTATTATTGCCTTTAGGGAGGTGTAACTTGATGATGAAAAGAGTGAGATGGGCCGTAACCTTGTTCGTGATTGCATCATTGGTCATCGGTATAAAATGGTATGTGGGTCAGCAGGAAGAGAAATTAAAGTATGCTTCCCTGTTTTTATCCAAGGAGTATGAGAGTTATCCGGCTACCGATTTTTCATTGCTGGATATCAATGGTCAGGAAGTGACCTTGTCTGAATTAAAGGGCAAGCCGGTGGTTCTTAATTTTTGGGCATCATGGTGTCCTCCTTGCCGTGAAGAAACCCCCACCTTTGTTAAGCTGTATGAAAAGTATAAGGAAG is a window from the Microaerobacter geothermalis genome containing:
- a CDS encoding ABC transporter permease, yielding MRLESIAFKHFQRRKGHFFFLVLGISLAMTTVVSLYLLVKTMNLEVGNAFDEIGPNIIITPKESNSALTYGNITIPKKGKESMLTSQDYILINTIPNKENIATVAPKLLQPVDIEGTPYVVAGVYFQFEKQLKKWWKLDGKWPFAENEILLGSEAAEQLEKKTGDTLTFKEKEFLITAVLDRQGTEEDNMIYANIMTVQTLFNRPDQLTFIEVAAYCTTCPLPQIIEQIKEKLPETNVIAMKDAVKAREQTIDRFAQLATAISIIVVMIGVVVVTLTMMASVKDRTREIGVFRAIGYRKSHVAEMVLTEAAIVGLFGGFTGFIFGTLLAKGLSPVFMVSAPTISWDYLLGSVILLSSTILGIISGFIPAVQASRMVPTESLRHI
- a CDS encoding ABC transporter ATP-binding protein, which encodes MALLEAIDIRKTYKDGDGEVIALHDVSLSIDFGDFAAVMGPSGSGKSTLLTILGVLNPPTSGKLMIDDIDVYRLPIERQADFRRTYIGFVFQQLQLIPYLTALENVMLPLAISNYSKHQQREMAEVVLRKVGLGNKINRLPNQLSGGEQERVAIARAIVNQPPIVMADEPTGSLDSKTSVEIMELFQSLNQEGLTIIMVTHNPENLAYVKRTIRVKDGMLESDG
- a CDS encoding ABC transporter permease, producing MNLLTIVYKNIFVKKYKTLFFLLTITLSISVIVVLFLLTLGMKANFEDQANKMGVKFSISPPTEKLTLSYQGINVGTEVVREAALMSPDVLTALDKLRDPLQMIALSPKRVDISRYQDHEILMVALNMKEEARLKEWWEIEGAMPEKQHELLLGSRFAAQYGLNLGDSMEMNGEIFVVTGLLKETGTQDDQVIFYPMESGQGIHYIDLYVKTEQPDQLIGQLKGIIGPITKNVEIKQIKDGNTARYSIVSDLIKYTFFITLVIVLLGSLIIFIFSMSLIHERVKEIGVFRAIGYRKKHIVSMILSELSLLCGLSAILGFVLAYGSARIIEKSDLLEGLMVEAIPIIPILSYTILTSIAISLLASLYPAIRAANLDPIIAFREV
- a CDS encoding TlpA family protein disulfide reductase, which translates into the protein MMKRVRWAVTLFVIASLVIGIKWYVGQQEEKLKYASLFLSKEYESYPATDFSLLDINGQEVTLSELKGKPVVLNFWASWCPPCREETPTFVKLYEKYKEDVIFLGVNLTNTEQSVENVRKFIKDFSVSYQILLDEQGEVAKTYQITGIPETFFINRDGMVIYKYSGAIGQEELEILIKKML